In Bythopirellula goksoeyrii, a single window of DNA contains:
- a CDS encoding aldehyde dehydrogenase family protein yields the protein MTLSDTIDSTQVLKSLADSAPKAYIGGKWVEAEDGSTLVTRDPGTGDAIAEVPAMGTLDVDRAVLAAQEAFDHSGWATLSPQERGVLLHRFADRIEREKSILAQIESLDAGKVLSQAESDVQNLVDTLRYFIEISLHVPNRTPLAVSGYEAATVRTPWGPCGFIIPWNFPLLLIGWNIAPALAAGNTVVIKPAEDTSLSALYLAKLSQEAGIPAGVFNVVTGNGASAGAALAAHPGLKRLAFTGSTEVGRNVAAVCGKNLVPAKLELGGKGAAVVFDDVDIEATAEKLVGAITFHSGQVCCDATRWLVHKPIYDRFVDCCVDRLRQTKIGYQLDEATQMGPVVSSKQKERILGYLQKAVSTGAEAVLKGGEASVDGKNGFYVDPALLAGTLDNVAAQEEIFGPVAFLAPFTDEAQAIAMANETVYGLANSVWTTDLTRAQRVAQQMIAGNSWINAHNLFPHGVPYGGVNASGMGGGVLSVETFLEYQRSCSIVRPL from the coding sequence ATGACCCTGTCTGATACGATTGACTCCACTCAAGTTCTCAAATCACTCGCCGACTCCGCTCCCAAAGCCTACATCGGTGGAAAGTGGGTGGAGGCGGAGGATGGCTCGACCCTGGTGACTCGTGATCCTGGCACGGGAGACGCAATTGCCGAAGTGCCAGCTATGGGAACTTTGGACGTTGACAGGGCTGTCTTAGCCGCCCAAGAGGCTTTTGACCATTCTGGGTGGGCCACTTTGTCACCACAAGAACGTGGGGTCCTGTTGCATCGATTCGCTGATCGGATCGAGCGCGAAAAATCAATTCTTGCTCAGATCGAGTCGCTTGATGCAGGCAAGGTCCTCTCTCAAGCGGAATCAGATGTTCAGAATCTGGTGGATACACTCCGCTATTTCATTGAAATTTCGTTGCATGTGCCGAACCGTACCCCTCTGGCGGTGAGCGGATATGAAGCTGCTACGGTTCGTACTCCCTGGGGGCCATGTGGATTCATTATTCCCTGGAACTTCCCACTGCTACTGATCGGCTGGAATATCGCCCCCGCCTTGGCGGCAGGCAACACGGTCGTGATAAAGCCTGCAGAAGACACTTCCCTTTCGGCGCTGTATTTGGCCAAGCTCTCGCAAGAGGCGGGCATCCCCGCTGGGGTCTTTAATGTCGTTACGGGCAATGGTGCCAGTGCGGGAGCCGCTCTAGCAGCTCACCCAGGCCTAAAGCGGTTGGCCTTTACAGGGTCAACGGAAGTCGGACGGAATGTAGCCGCCGTCTGTGGAAAAAACCTGGTCCCCGCCAAATTGGAACTAGGTGGAAAAGGTGCGGCAGTCGTGTTTGACGACGTGGATATCGAAGCCACTGCCGAAAAACTTGTCGGTGCAATAACCTTCCATTCTGGCCAAGTCTGCTGTGATGCGACGCGTTGGCTTGTGCACAAGCCGATTTATGATCGGTTCGTGGATTGCTGCGTGGATCGATTGCGGCAGACAAAAATTGGTTACCAGCTCGATGAAGCAACTCAAATGGGACCCGTGGTGAGTTCCAAACAGAAAGAACGCATCCTAGGTTACTTGCAGAAGGCTGTTTCCACAGGAGCCGAGGCTGTCCTCAAGGGAGGTGAGGCATCCGTAGATGGGAAAAATGGCTTCTACGTCGATCCTGCCCTTTTGGCCGGAACTCTAGACAATGTTGCAGCGCAGGAAGAGATTTTTGGCCCGGTTGCCTTTCTAGCACCCTTCACCGACGAAGCTCAAGCAATCGCCATGGCGAATGAAACTGTCTATGGCTTGGCCAATAGTGTCTGGACTACCGATTTGACGCGTGCCCAACGAGTGGCCCAGCAGATGATCGCTGGCAATAGCTGGATCAATGCCCACAACCTGTTTCCTCACGGGGTTCCATACGGCGGCGTGAATGCCAGTGGGATGGGTGGAGGCGTGCTTTCTGTGGAGACTTTTCTGGAGTACCAGAGGTCTTGCTCTATTGTGCGGCCACTTTAG